ctttaatcttgatcacttttttaaattgcattctgtttccaagatggcttcacatgggaGCGCACATGTGCCTGCtcaactacatttcccatgatCCTCCTGCTCACATCGTAACAGgtagatttaccagtgagcaataggatgatgggaaatgtagttctgaaaattGAATGATAAGACATTGTTGAGCTATCCTGGAAACAGCCAGGGAATACTGCAATTTAAACCTGAAAACGgtcaagatttaaaaaataataatgaacacaacacacacactttactttagcagttgttgcaacacatgggaacatgtgacacacaaaaaaatcctttaaccctttaaCTCAAATGAGGAAATTCATTTGTAAGtagtaatatttatatattttcccAAACCTCCCAGGTATCCCCTTTAAGTTGaattacacaatatttttttttgctggtataACTTGTAGGAAGTACTTTTTTGATGTTTAGCTGTGCAAATGGCATTTgaagtattgaaaaataaatgtatatattaccaTATTTTCCATTTTGAGAATGTAGGTGGaaaattgtaaacttttaatAAGCTGATTATAATATATGCCTGCCAATCATACCCATTTTTAGAATCCCTTATAACATATTCACAAGCACATAATACatcaaactaaattaatttaataaagatgctgtatatattttttcattttttttaggaaATGAAGGGCCAATACTAAAAGAGAGAAGGGCAGCACattcaacacaaaatacacaagttagatattttattcatttgtacattaaatttagttttgaattaactcacacacacactgtaagtgtattaaaataaatgtattcatacaacatggtactgcaattacacattatatttcataaatcatttgtaatattattacaaaagcaaaagagaaaaaaagctgactcaatatcaaaatcgttgttttcttaccgtcaaacagcgaaggaatttttcgaatccttcatttcaccgctgagatatccccttGGCAATGTGCCTAATACCCCATGCTTCAAAAACTACTGCGATCGACTAGctgtgcgttttgctgctctggtcttacaactaTCTGATGAGggtgaagtctccctgatcacgttgtaggggaggtcacaagctgtccaatcataccttgactttgtttgtagcccaatccattacagagtaatcgatgtgcgaAGTAAACAGAGCCACATCTATTGCAAGCAAGCGCCCTGCATTACGCACAACGGATCACGGTTTCTtaacattttctgatcatttttcaatttgtaaaatTTGAAAATCGAACAAAATGTGGAGCAGTGTTCCAAAGCATCCCAAACGAAGTCGATTCAGTGTTTCTGAAGATTTGGAGGAGATGGATACGAGTGAAAGTGACGGCGAAAGTGATCAGCTTTCTGGTTTGGAGAGCGCTGATTCAATGTCTGAAGCAACATTTGAAGATGGATTGGATCCTCTTCAGGATTTGTAAGTATAATGGATCcacactacatattattattattattattattattattattatgcatcattttcaatatgcattttttactgtaagtATGTTATTAGAAAAATGCAACCATTTGACTCTCAAGGGACACAtagaaataacgttttttttaacaattttttagcAACACCATGTCtcatctgtgctgtgctgctctatacAGTCTCTGATCTGTACATGCAATAAAAGATGTAAGAAATAATAGTTGCTTCCTGAGcgtctttattattttctcattgatGTTCACTGATTTATTGCATGGGAGTGTTTagcaaactttgttttttttataatgccgTGATTACAAGGAGTGATGTTACTCACCTAGAGACAGTGTAGGTTTTCTTAGCCTTTCAAGATAAGCTGTCTGCCTGCCCCAGCAATCACTCACTCAGTTCCATTGTTTGCCAATCAAAGTAAAGATGAAAGGAACTGAGGTGTTTTTAGTCTGGCAGCTTGAGAGCAGCCAAGTTCTctgcaatctcattattattagtattattattgtagacatttagcagacacctttatccagtaATCAATGTTCACCTCTCAGCAGGGCAAATACTGTGCTTGAATCTGTTGCTCATTGATATTGATAATGGAAATGTTATTCTAATTTTCAattcatttcactttttattttcagtgaggaCACTGAAGAAAACCCTCCCCTCTCAACAAGTGAGAGTTTTGATGTTTCTCAGCAGAAAAGGAGACGATCCATTCCCACCCCTCTCCCTTATATCACCTCAAGCATGCCTGCAAGACCAGTTGAGAGCAGGCGGGCaagcacccccacccccacaacctCAGACCCTGAGGAGAGGTGGAAATCTGTAACTGAGGACGACGTCGAACCCGTGCAGCACCGCTTCTGTCCTGCACGAGCACCTGGAGCACAACTGGATACTTCAAAAAAGTATTCCCCGCTAGACCTCTTCCAGCTTTACTTCAGCATGAACGTCGTTCAGtctttgtgtacaaacacaaataaaaatggaaaaaagcaGCAGGCCCAGGGGAAAAAATACCAGTGGGATCCAGTTTCAATCAAGGAGCTCTACCAGTTTTTAGGAATCCTAATTTTCATGGGGCTACTGACAACTCACACCGTGAGGGATTACTGGAGTCCACGTAGGCCTTATGGAATCCCATTCTGTCACACTGTGATGTCCAGGAAGAGATATGAAGCCATCGCTTGGACTCTGCACATAAGTGACCCAGAGGAAGATAAAGAGAATGATCAGAAGAAAGGAACTCCACAACATGATCGCCTCTTCCGTCTCAGACCCCTCTTGGATTCCCTCCTCCTGTCCTGCAAGGCATACTACCACCCCCGACAGAACCTTTCAATTGATGAACGCATGGTGGCCTCAAAAGCCAGGATCGGGTTCAAGAAGTACATGAAAGCAAAGCCGATAAAATGGGGCTTCAAGCTGTTCGTGCTGGCTGATGCCCACAACGGGTACACATGTGATTTCAACATCTACACAGGAAAATCCAAATCAGATTCTGGGAAAGGACTGAGTTATGACTCCGTTATGAACCTCATAAAGGTGTCATACTTAGGCACAGGGTACCATGTGTATGTTGACAATTTCTACACCAGCACAACACTGTTTCGGGACCTTTACAAGCTCAAATTTGGAGCATGTGGGACCATTAGAGAAACTCTTCAGGGCTTCCCACAGACAAAAGAAAACGCCCTCCCTAAAAAAGCTGATAGGGGGACAATTCGCTGGATACGAAGTGACAAACTGCTGTACACCAAGTGGATGGATACACGTGAAGTGACGATGTGCAGTTCCATTCATAAAGTGTACACAGGAGACAAAGTCCAGAGACGGGTAAGGAATGAAGATGGGACTTGGGGAATTCGGAATGTTCCTGTTCCTACTCCTGTAAAGGCCTACAATCAGCACATGGGAGGAGTGGATTTGTCAGATGCCCTTATAAAATACTACAACAtggcacagaaaacacaaaagtGGTACAAGAAAATTTTTTATCATTTCATTGACATTGCTGTTGTCAACAGTTTTTTGCTTCATAAGGAATTGGCACAGGCTCAAACTACAAAGGCACTTTCACAGAAAACGTTTAGAGAGGAGCTATGCAAGCAGCTGGTGGACATCAGGCTTGTGGAGCAGGAGGCCAGTGTGAGTACAGGTAAACTCTGTGTCCCTGTAGCCATTACAGAGGGCAAGGAACTCGACCCCTCCATGAAGACCTCCTTCGGGCGTAGACACTGTGCTTTGTGCAATGAAGGGAAACTCAGGAACAAAACGCCCTGGAAATGCGAAGCCTGTGATGTGCCATTATGTGTCATTGTGGACAGAAACTGCTTCAAGAAATGGCACATGcgttaggaaaaaaaaactttatagcAACTTAGGGATGTAAGtagttcatttgttcattttgtacAGTTCGTGGTGTTATTAGGTTTTTGTTCAGTTGTATTCattgtttgaaaaagaaaatatttgatttgaagtaaacacttttttttgaaaaaaaaaaaaattcttcgtTATTTTGCTTCTTGACATTTACATACTTTCAAGTGAGTAACAAAAATACAGAATCAAGTACTGAAAATTCAGAGCTTCAGAAAAGTCTCAGTAGCAACATTCTCCTGCACAAACAGACAGTTATGTGAGAGCAATGTGCCTGACAGTTGTGGCATATGGATTGAGAGGATTTGTCATGAATACTCATCATGGATACATTTTGGGCACCACAAAGCTCTCCAAAAAGGCcaccttttgaatgaaatattggacaaaaaaaaaaaagaggattacaaaatctaattcatgtggcaatggatagcatgtgaggtgccagaagttaacatcccttttagaacttgctcaagaaactagtgtatcactggacataaagatttacacaatgttcatttttggagaggtttggagaggtttgtaaaaactcctgtagaatttgatccctttgttcaaacagttccaaatttacccagtatagtagacaagttgttgaagcactggaaaaaaatctgtctcttttcatatgctccaagttgaaaaaatgactatagaacataaaaaaatgaaaagcgtttgttgtttttttatgtattttttctggatatctccttccagtgtggtactgagtaagacttttataacacctgaggttttagtcctgatgcccaaggggttaccttgaattcaagccctgaaccatgcctgtgctgtctatactttagaagatattgtgatttatttaagggcacagccccccaggcggaaattgcctgtgaggggctggggttttaacaAGTTAAATGCAGATTCAGTGCAGACTCTGACCAGTTTAACCAATGATCTTTTAAGAATGAGCTCTGTGAACGCACGCATTGGATAAATCGGTCAgagtctgcacagaatctgctcTGAATGATCCCCGTGAACGCGCACAAAAATCTTCTATCAGCCGCACACACGCCGTTGCACAGCtgtgaaaacattttgtaaactaGTCTCAAGTATGCTACCCCcgtttgtagttatttttttgaCTTAATGAAATACCGGGCTGCATTAGGAAATGCATCACAGCGTCTTTCAATATGGAGAGTGCTGAATTAACGTCATTGTGTTTAAATGCATTAATCAACCTCCCACAAAACTATG
This genomic window from Acipenser ruthenus chromosome 53, fAciRut3.2 maternal haplotype, whole genome shotgun sequence contains:
- the LOC131723171 gene encoding piggyBac transposable element-derived protein 4-like produces the protein MWSSVPKHPKRSRFSVSEDLEEMDTSESDGESDQLSGLESADSMSEATFEDGLDPLQDFEDTEENPPLSTSESFDVSQQKRRRSIPTPLPYITSSMPARPVESRRASTPTPTTSDPEERWKSVTEDDVEPVQHRFCPARAPGAQLDTSKKYSPLDLFQLYFSMNVVQSLCTNTNKNGKKQQAQGKKYQWDPVSIKELYQFLGILIFMGLLTTHTVRDYWSPRRPYGIPFCHTVMSRKRYEAIAWTLHISDPEEDKENDQKKGTPQHDRLFRLRPLLDSLLLSCKAYYHPRQNLSIDERMVASKARIGFKKYMKAKPIKWGFKLFVLADAHNGYTCDFNIYTGKSKSDSGKGLSYDSVMNLIKVSYLGTGYHVYVDNFYTSTTLFRDLYKLKFGACGTIRETLQGFPQTKENALPKKADRGTIRWIRSDKLLYTKWMDTREVTMCSSIHKVYTGDKVQRRVRNEDGTWGIRNVPVPTPVKAYNQHMGGVDLSDALIKYYNMAQKTQKWYKKIFYHFIDIAVVNSFLLHKELAQAQTTKALSQKTFREELCKQLVDIRLVEQEASVSTGKLCVPVAITEGKELDPSMKTSFGRRHCALCNEGKLRNKTPWKCEACDVPLCVIVDRNCFKKWHMR